A genomic segment from Geitlerinema sp. PCC 7407 encodes:
- a CDS encoding tetratricopeptide repeat protein, with translation MKSRLVFISLAVTLSSTLAIFYAVAKAQEQPGCFIINSSGQVSDLGNLCNSKTREGEDMPNRYEEAFQNARQLAKAGQYQAAVDEYSRAIELNPEMVEAYSFRSAAFAMIPGQEQRGIEDARKAAEILRARGDEERARWMDAQAESVQGVIEERRMGIE, from the coding sequence ATGAAGTCAAGATTAGTATTTATATCATTAGCAGTGACTCTAAGTTCTACACTTGCTATTTTCTATGCTGTAGCTAAAGCTCAAGAACAGCCAGGTTGCTTTATTATTAACTCGTCTGGGCAGGTGAGTGATTTAGGAAATCTATGTAATTCAAAGACTAGAGAAGGTGAAGATATGCCAAATAGATATGAAGAAGCTTTTCAGAACGCTCGTCAACTGGCTAAAGCAGGACAGTATCAGGCAGCAGTCGACGAGTATAGCCGAGCTATTGAACTTAATCCTGAAATGGTAGAGGCTTACTCTTTTCGTAGTGCTGCATTTGCTATGATACCCGGTCAAGAACAAAGAGGAATTGAGGATGCTCGTAAGGCTGCAGAGATTTTAAGAGCACGAGGAGATGAGGAGAGAGCTCGATGGATGGACGCACAGGCCGAATCTGTGCAAGGAGTGATTGAAGAGCGCAGAATGGGCATTGAGTGA
- a CDS encoding S-layer homology domain-containing protein — protein MVQSPSTILYVNGLRGSDSAPGTASAPLKTVSRALAQARAGAVIRVAPGTYRASSGETFPLGVPAGVQVVGDEGSQGSSVILEGSGLRPTLDGDQQITVLLGDRSELRGVTVINPATSGTGVWIQGNDAPTLAHCTLKNCQREGVVVTGNARPLVQNCVFVANGSCGLAMDRNAKGELRENRFQNTGYGASLKADAAPLLVGNSFTENRSGLVLAGESRPVLRNNRFENNREAGLVATQMALPDLGQGQDPGGNFFRGNGALDLHNATTLNVLSVGNHLNPTRVKGSVAFEANQILVPNPSLSPLPAPSSSPTPAPSPTTPLPTAIASGFSDLQGHWAAGFVQGLASRGLVSGFEDGTFRPNEKLTRAQYAALVSQVFDQPLVLPEPSFEDVAADFWGRGAIAKASRMGFVSGFPDNTFRPNQNLTRVQAVVSLISGLKLTGGSPNSLLVFDDRAQIPSYAADEVAAAVDRRMVVSYPNVAQLDPLRDITRAEVVALVYQSLVVQGRVPALASPYIVQPDPVSPTFSDIEGHWAADFIRALASQRLISGLPNGTFQPESTMSRAQYAALLAKALDPAPLRPSLEFQDVPADFWAYGAIDRAYRGGFLAGVSESRFAPNRTLPRVQVIVSLASGLNLPPVEESVLDRFGDRAQIPGYARAAVAAATQGRLVVSYPSADRLSPNRDATRAEVAAMVYQALVYQGRLGAIASPHIVTP, from the coding sequence ATGGTCCAGTCTCCGTCCACCATCCTTTATGTCAATGGCCTGCGCGGCAGCGACAGCGCCCCCGGCACCGCCAGCGCTCCCCTAAAAACCGTGAGCCGCGCTCTGGCTCAGGCCCGCGCTGGCGCAGTGATTCGGGTTGCTCCGGGCACCTACCGCGCCAGCAGCGGCGAAACCTTTCCGCTGGGGGTGCCCGCTGGGGTGCAGGTGGTCGGCGACGAGGGCAGTCAGGGCAGCAGCGTGATCCTGGAGGGCAGCGGTCTCCGGCCCACCCTGGACGGAGACCAGCAAATCACTGTGCTGTTGGGCGATCGCAGCGAACTGCGCGGCGTCACGGTGATCAATCCCGCCACGAGCGGCACCGGCGTCTGGATCCAGGGCAACGACGCCCCCACCCTCGCCCACTGCACCCTCAAAAACTGCCAGCGCGAAGGAGTGGTTGTGACGGGCAATGCGCGCCCCTTAGTCCAGAACTGCGTTTTTGTGGCCAATGGCTCCTGCGGCCTGGCCATGGATCGCAACGCCAAGGGCGAGCTGCGGGAGAACCGCTTTCAAAATACGGGCTACGGCGCTTCCCTCAAGGCTGACGCCGCGCCGCTGCTGGTGGGCAACAGCTTCACCGAAAATCGCTCGGGCCTGGTGCTGGCCGGAGAAAGCCGCCCGGTCCTGCGCAACAACCGCTTTGAGAACAATCGCGAAGCGGGCCTCGTGGCGACCCAAATGGCCCTGCCAGATCTGGGCCAAGGCCAAGACCCCGGCGGCAATTTCTTTCGCGGCAACGGCGCGCTCGATCTGCACAATGCCACCACGCTGAACGTTTTGTCGGTGGGCAACCACCTCAACCCCACCCGCGTGAAGGGCAGCGTCGCCTTCGAGGCGAATCAGATTTTGGTGCCCAACCCCAGTCTGAGCCCGCTGCCAGCGCCGTCGTCGAGCCCCACCCCGGCCCCGAGCCCCACGACGCCACTGCCCACGGCGATCGCCTCTGGATTTAGCGATCTGCAAGGACACTGGGCGGCGGGGTTTGTCCAGGGCTTGGCGAGTCGGGGGTTGGTGAGCGGCTTTGAAGATGGCACCTTCCGGCCCAATGAGAAGCTGACCCGCGCCCAGTACGCGGCGCTGGTGTCTCAGGTGTTTGATCAGCCGCTGGTGCTGCCGGAGCCGAGCTTTGAGGATGTGGCGGCGGACTTTTGGGGGCGGGGGGCGATCGCCAAGGCCAGCCGAATGGGCTTTGTGTCGGGCTTTCCGGACAACACCTTTCGGCCCAACCAAAACCTGACCCGCGTCCAGGCTGTGGTCTCTCTGATCAGCGGTCTCAAGCTGACGGGCGGCTCTCCCAACTCGCTGCTGGTGTTTGACGATCGCGCCCAGATCCCCAGCTACGCCGCCGACGAGGTCGCCGCTGCCGTCGATCGCCGGATGGTGGTCAGCTATCCCAATGTGGCCCAGCTCGATCCCCTGCGAGACATCACCCGCGCCGAAGTCGTCGCCCTGGTCTACCAAAGCCTGGTGGTCCAGGGGCGGGTGCCAGCGCTTGCCTCTCCCTATATTGTCCAGCCGGACCCCGTCAGCCCCACCTTCAGCGACATCGAGGGGCACTGGGCGGCGGACTTCATTCGCGCTTTGGCGAGCCAGCGGCTGATCAGCGGCCTGCCCAACGGCACCTTCCAGCCCGAGAGCACCATGAGCCGAGCCCAGTATGCGGCCCTCTTGGCCAAGGCTCTCGACCCGGCGCCCCTGCGGCCCAGCCTTGAGTTTCAGGATGTGCCGGCGGATTTCTGGGCCTACGGGGCCATCGACCGAGCCTATCGCGGCGGCTTCCTGGCGGGGGTTTCGGAGAGCCGCTTTGCGCCGAACCGGACCCTGCCGAGGGTGCAGGTGATCGTGAGTCTGGCCAGCGGCCTGAATCTGCCGCCCGTTGAGGAGTCGGTGCTCGATCGCTTTGGCGATCGCGCCCAGATTCCTGGCTATGCCCGGGCTGCCGTCGCCGCCGCGACCCAGGGCCGCCTGGTGGTGAGCTATCCCAGCGCGGACCGGCTAAGCCCCAATCGAGACGCGACCCGCGCCGAGGTGGCGGCCATGGTCTACCAAGCGCTGGTCTATCAGGGCCGCCTAGGGGCGATCGCCTCTCCTCATATCGTCACCCCCTAA
- a CDS encoding DUF433 domain-containing protein: MQNLLERVTVNPRQCGGRPCIRGMRIRVSDVLDLFAVGLSADEILEEMPDLEADDLKASLLYASRKLNHPVLLA, from the coding sequence ATGCAAAACCTACTTGAAAGAGTTACTGTCAATCCTCGCCAATGTGGTGGTCGTCCTTGTATTAGAGGAATGAGAATTCGCGTGTCAGATGTTCTAGATTTATTTGCAGTGGGTCTTAGTGCGGACGAAATTTTAGAAGAGATGCCTGATCTTGAAGCAGACGATCTAAAAGCATCACTTCTGTACGCTTCTCGCAAGCTGAACCACCCAGTTTTATTGGCATGA
- a CDS encoding ATP-binding protein, with protein sequence MDDQELTALLGDLESDRVERKASISDGKKIRQAICAFANDLPNHKKPGVLFVGVNDDGTCANLPITDELLLSLSNIRSEGKILPFPVLQVNKRTLGNCELAVVIVEPSDAPPVRFDGRTYIRVGPRRATATPEEERRLNEKRRARDLPFDLRPFISASIDDLNLDIFQREYLTSALAPEVLAENQRSLTQKLISLRFATPEPDSRPTSLGILVAGKEPRQFIPGFYIQFVRFDGTDLTDPIRDQKDISGSLTDLLRYVDEVLQANISTASDITAQPVEIKQPDYPIVALQQLVRNAVMHRSYEETNAPVRVYWFNDRIEIQSPGGLFGQVNRQNFGQGVTDYRNPHLAEAMKNLGYVQRFGIGIPTAQKELKKNGNPPAEFAIEDSYMSVVIRRQP encoded by the coding sequence ATGGATGATCAAGAGCTGACGGCACTTCTAGGTGATCTTGAATCTGATAGAGTTGAGCGTAAAGCGTCAATTTCAGACGGAAAAAAAATTAGACAGGCAATTTGTGCTTTTGCTAACGATTTACCAAATCACAAGAAGCCTGGAGTCCTTTTTGTGGGAGTTAACGATGATGGGACCTGTGCTAACCTGCCTATTACAGACGAGCTTCTTCTAAGCCTCTCCAATATACGCTCTGAAGGAAAGATTCTGCCGTTCCCAGTACTACAAGTTAATAAACGTACTTTAGGTAACTGTGAGTTAGCCGTTGTTATTGTAGAACCGTCAGATGCTCCTCCAGTTAGATTCGATGGACGGACATATATTCGAGTTGGACCCCGACGCGCAACAGCAACACCTGAAGAAGAACGTCGCCTTAATGAAAAAAGACGCGCAAGAGACTTACCTTTTGATTTGCGCCCTTTTATTTCCGCTTCTATTGATGATTTAAATCTGGATATTTTTCAACGCGAATATTTGACATCAGCATTAGCACCAGAAGTGCTAGCTGAAAATCAGCGGTCTTTAACACAGAAGCTAATCTCATTACGATTTGCGACTCCAGAACCGGATTCGCGTCCAACTAGCTTGGGTATTTTAGTGGCTGGAAAAGAACCTAGGCAGTTTATTCCAGGATTTTACATTCAATTTGTCCGCTTTGACGGAACTGACCTAACCGATCCTATTCGAGACCAAAAAGATATTAGTGGTTCTCTTACCGATTTACTACGTTATGTAGATGAAGTTCTACAAGCCAATATTTCGACAGCTTCTGATATCACAGCGCAACCTGTAGAAATAAAGCAGCCTGATTACCCTATCGTCGCGTTACAGCAGCTTGTACGAAATGCTGTCATGCACCGTTCATATGAAGAAACCAATGCTCCGGTGCGGGTTTATTGGTTTAATGATCGAATTGAAATTCAAAGTCCAGGTGGATTGTTTGGACAAGTGAATCGTCAAAACTTTGGTCAAGGTGTTACCGATTATCGAAATCCTCATTTGGCGGAAGCAATGAAGAACCTAGGATATGTTCAGCGCTTTGGTATAGGAATTCCAACTGCTCAAAAGGAATTGAAGAAAAATGGGAACCCCCCAGCAGAATTTGCTATTGAGGATTCATATATGTCAGTTGTGATTAGGAGGCAACCATGA
- a CDS encoding DoxX family protein — protein sequence MALTQRLSGWTALALQPTFAPSYLSQIGWTVLRLVVGIMMIHNGLDKLGNIEGFAEAYVKVIGLPFPIFFSYCAAYTELIAAPLLALGFLTRPAAAGLFGTMLVAMYHHVLVAGFSIPYLELSSIYAACFLFFLINGAGLFSVDSLLSGWLSAAVRDTQDSQLRSLEKSYQTSEVVSEK from the coding sequence ATGGCACTCACTCAGCGTCTGAGCGGCTGGACTGCCCTCGCCCTGCAGCCCACCTTCGCCCCGAGCTATCTATCCCAAATCGGCTGGACTGTTTTGCGCCTCGTGGTGGGGATCATGATGATCCACAACGGCCTCGATAAACTTGGCAACATCGAAGGCTTTGCGGAAGCCTACGTGAAAGTCATCGGCTTGCCGTTTCCCATCTTTTTTAGCTATTGCGCTGCCTACACCGAGCTGATCGCAGCTCCTCTGCTGGCGCTGGGTTTCCTGACGCGACCGGCTGCGGCGGGCCTCTTTGGCACCATGCTGGTGGCGATGTACCACCATGTCCTGGTGGCGGGCTTCAGCATTCCGTATCTGGAGCTGTCGTCCATCTATGCGGCCTGCTTCCTGTTTTTCCTGATCAATGGCGCGGGCCTGTTCTCCGTTGACTCGCTCCTGAGCGGCTGGCTCAGCGCTGCGGTCCGCGACACCCAAGACAGCCAGCTCCGCTCTCTAGAAAAGTCCTATCAAACTTCGGAAGTGGTTTCTGAAAAATAG
- a CDS encoding histone deacetylase — protein MKLATSFHPQAFLTSKPFQEISFTKYSFTYYNQVRQAIKQSFSDNTELPLRKARIADYLRVHSQAYLHKLAKKALGQPLDAVSLGLPPLSIECEGLEHCLPGYLYGLGSMMEAIDQMKEGYLERAYCFSMVGHHAHRNWGHGYCLLNPLAAAVRYAQTQGFSNVLILDWDIHHGDGTQEIFSHDATVYCISIHSAFDLYMTKASDLKAGTTTTAKEVGHCNIPVVSEGFPVEVFEEEGITGAFYLGRESLQVFQQALEEVPWSPDLIAIFSGYDSHKDDCGAQTTGWSNDDFCRLTQMALELARRSGCPVLSCHGGGYNLPVTVSAAIAHLHTLATYA, from the coding sequence ATGAAGCTTGCTACTTCTTTTCACCCTCAAGCATTTCTCACATCAAAGCCATTTCAAGAAATTTCTTTCACAAAGTATTCTTTTACTTACTACAACCAAGTTCGGCAAGCCATTAAGCAGTCATTTTCAGATAACACCGAGCTGCCTTTACGCAAAGCTCGAATCGCCGATTATTTACGGGTTCACAGTCAGGCTTACCTGCATAAACTGGCCAAAAAAGCGTTAGGACAACCCCTGGATGCGGTCAGCTTAGGGTTGCCGCCGCTGAGCATCGAGTGTGAGGGCCTAGAGCACTGTTTACCGGGCTACCTCTACGGTTTGGGGAGCATGATGGAGGCGATCGATCAGATGAAAGAGGGGTATCTAGAGCGGGCCTACTGCTTTAGCATGGTGGGCCATCACGCCCATCGAAACTGGGGCCATGGATACTGTCTGCTCAATCCCCTCGCGGCGGCAGTTCGCTACGCCCAGACCCAGGGATTTAGCAACGTTTTGATCCTGGACTGGGACATTCACCACGGGGATGGGACGCAGGAAATTTTTAGCCATGACGCGACGGTTTACTGCATTAGTATTCACAGCGCCTTTGATCTCTACATGACCAAAGCCTCCGACCTAAAAGCTGGCACCACGACGACGGCAAAAGAGGTCGGTCACTGCAATATTCCGGTCGTGTCGGAGGGGTTTCCGGTAGAGGTCTTCGAGGAAGAGGGGATTACAGGAGCGTTCTATTTAGGGCGGGAAAGCCTCCAGGTGTTTCAGCAGGCCCTGGAAGAGGTGCCCTGGAGTCCGGACCTGATCGCGATTTTTTCGGGCTACGACTCCCACAAAGACGACTGCGGCGCCCAAACAACGGGCTGGAGCAACGACGATTTTTGTCGGCTCACCCAGATGGCGCTGGAGCTGGCGCGGCGATCGGGCTGTCCGGTGCTCTCGTGCCACGGCGGCGGCTACAACCTGCCGGTGACGGTCTCAGCGGCGATCGCCCATTTGCACACCCTGGCTACCTACGCCTAG